From the Exiguobacterium aurantiacum genome, one window contains:
- a CDS encoding Na+/H+ antiporter subunit A, with protein MSVLHLAILLPLLAAPFIPFLFRAVKRIHTGWFVLVVPALLFAYFFRFIGITSDGGVVTETVRWMPSLGINFTAYVDGLGLLFALLITGIGALVVLYSIYYLNKDKESLGHFYVYLLLFMGAMLGVVLSDNMVVMYMFWELTSISSFLLIGYWYEKERSRYGAQKSMLITVFGGLSMLGGIVLLESMVGSFSIRDMIANQTVIVDSPFFIPAMILILLGAFTKSAQFPFHIWLPDAMEAPTPVSAYLHSATMVKAGLYLVARMSPVFQESSLWLWIIVSFGTFTLFWGSFNAVKQTDLKGILAYSTVSQLGLIMSLLGLGAAALHYDGMDDNIFMVATIAAIFHLINHATFKGSLFMMVGIVDHETGTRDIRKLGGLMTVMPITFTIAVIGSLSMAGLPPFNGFLSKEMFLKATTKVFSMDFFALDTIGLLIPVVAFIASVFTFIYSLIIFTRTFMGKAQFDKLPKQPHEAPIGMLIPPAILAILVVVLGFVPNVLSNTLIRPAVESIYPTLVEGGQAVEVDLYFWHGVTPELLMTIGIVALGTLMFFTLNKWMGIYNRVPYRLTLNGMYDGSLVWSNKAAYRFKDNYMTGFIRSYLIYIFVFMSGMLLFSMWWYDLFNFSFSEMAEIAPYEYVLGAVVVLSAFAILFMRSRLPAIILLGVVGYSVALFFVFFEAPDLALTQLVIETVSVALFLLVFYHMPEISKKEARMRFKVGNAIVSVLVGVTVMMLSFMTLSNKSLSSISEYYKENVYDLAAGKNMVNVVLVDFRGFDTLFEIIVLAVAGLGIYTMIKFRTTVQRTKGEGEHGHEAKK; from the coding sequence TTGTCGGTGTTACATCTCGCAATTTTATTGCCGCTTCTTGCGGCACCGTTTATCCCGTTTCTGTTTCGGGCAGTGAAACGAATACATACGGGCTGGTTTGTGTTGGTCGTCCCAGCACTTTTGTTCGCGTATTTTTTCCGTTTTATCGGCATCACGAGTGACGGAGGGGTCGTAACCGAAACGGTACGATGGATGCCTTCGCTCGGCATCAACTTCACGGCGTATGTTGACGGGCTTGGTCTTTTATTTGCACTCCTCATCACGGGGATTGGGGCGCTTGTCGTCTTGTATTCAATTTATTACTTGAATAAAGACAAAGAGTCACTCGGCCATTTTTACGTGTACTTGCTCCTCTTCATGGGAGCGATGCTCGGGGTCGTTCTGTCCGACAATATGGTCGTCATGTACATGTTCTGGGAATTGACATCAATTTCGTCTTTCCTCCTGATCGGCTACTGGTATGAAAAAGAGCGCTCCCGTTACGGGGCGCAAAAGTCGATGCTCATCACCGTGTTTGGTGGTTTATCGATGCTTGGAGGGATTGTCCTACTCGAGTCGATGGTCGGTTCGTTCAGTATTCGGGATATGATTGCGAACCAAACGGTGATCGTTGATAGTCCGTTCTTTATCCCCGCGATGATTCTCATCTTGCTTGGGGCGTTCACGAAATCGGCGCAGTTCCCATTCCACATCTGGTTACCGGATGCGATGGAAGCACCGACGCCGGTTAGTGCTTATCTGCACTCGGCGACGATGGTCAAGGCGGGGCTCTATTTGGTCGCACGGATGAGTCCGGTGTTCCAAGAGTCTTCGCTTTGGCTTTGGATTATCGTGTCGTTCGGGACATTCACGTTATTCTGGGGCTCGTTCAATGCGGTCAAACAGACCGATTTGAAAGGGATTCTCGCCTATTCGACCGTCAGTCAGCTTGGTCTCATCATGTCGCTACTCGGTCTCGGTGCCGCGGCGCTTCATTATGACGGCATGGATGACAATATCTTTATGGTCGCGACGATTGCGGCGATTTTCCACTTGATCAACCACGCGACGTTCAAAGGTTCGCTCTTCATGATGGTAGGGATTGTCGACCATGAGACCGGTACGCGTGACATTCGTAAACTCGGTGGCCTGATGACCGTCATGCCAATCACGTTCACGATTGCTGTCATCGGTTCATTGTCGATGGCTGGTCTGCCGCCATTCAACGGCTTCCTCAGTAAAGAGATGTTCTTGAAGGCGACGACGAAAGTGTTCTCAATGGACTTCTTCGCGCTCGACACAATCGGGTTACTCATCCCGGTCGTCGCGTTCATCGCGAGTGTGTTCACGTTCATTTATAGTTTGATCATTTTCACACGGACGTTCATGGGCAAAGCGCAGTTCGATAAGTTGCCTAAACAGCCCCACGAGGCACCGATCGGGATGCTCATCCCACCGGCAATCCTTGCCATCCTCGTCGTCGTGCTCGGTTTCGTACCGAACGTGTTGTCGAACACGCTCATCCGTCCGGCGGTCGAATCGATCTATCCGACGCTCGTCGAAGGCGGACAAGCGGTCGAAGTCGATTTGTACTTCTGGCATGGGGTCACTCCTGAGCTCTTGATGACGATTGGAATCGTTGCCCTTGGGACGCTCATGTTCTTTACCCTCAACAAGTGGATGGGGATTTACAACCGTGTTCCATACCGTTTGACGCTAAATGGGATGTATGACGGATCACTCGTCTGGTCGAATAAGGCGGCGTACCGTTTTAAAGACAACTACATGACGGGCTTCATCCGCTCGTATTTGATTTATATCTTTGTCTTCATGTCGGGCATGTTATTGTTCTCGATGTGGTGGTACGACCTGTTCAACTTCTCGTTCAGCGAGATGGCTGAGATCGCACCGTATGAATACGTACTCGGTGCAGTGGTTGTGTTGAGCGCGTTCGCGATTCTTTTCATGCGTTCACGTCTCCCGGCCATCATTCTGCTCGGTGTCGTCGGCTACAGCGTCGCGCTCTTCTTCGTCTTTTTCGAGGCGCCGGATCTCGCGCTCACGCAGCTCGTCATCGAGACGGTATCGGTCGCACTGTTCCTGCTCGTTTTCTATCACATGCCGGAAATCAGCAAAAAAGAGGCGCGGATGCGCTTTAAAGTTGGTAACGCCATCGTGTCTGTCCTTGTCGGCGTCACGGTCATGATGCTTAGTTTCATGACATTGTCGAA
- the trxA gene encoding thioredoxin, with the protein MAIKHATTQTFEQEVKEGVVLVDFWAAWCGPCRMIAPVLEELDQEMGDQVQIVKLDVDENPEVAGAFQIQSIPTLMMFKDGQPVSKTMGFQPKEALKEFIATAQ; encoded by the coding sequence ATGGCTATTAAACACGCAACGACTCAAACGTTCGAACAAGAAGTAAAAGAGGGCGTCGTCCTCGTCGATTTCTGGGCAGCTTGGTGTGGACCGTGCCGCATGATCGCACCGGTACTCGAAGAGCTTGACCAAGAGATGGGCGACCAAGTCCAAATCGTGAAACTCGACGTTGACGAGAACCCAGAAGTAGCGGGCGCTTTCCAAATCCAAAGTATCCCGACACTCATGATGTTCAAAGACGGACAACCTGTCTCGAAAACAATGGGCTTCCAACCAAAAGAAGCACTCAAAGAGTTCATCGCGACAGCACAATAA
- a CDS encoding electron transfer flavoprotein subunit alpha/FixB family protein yields MKALVLAEAREGALRNVSFEAIAAAKQLTDDVTAVVIGDDVKALANELGEYGAGRVLVIEDERLKHYTPDGYGQVLRQVIDQESPDMIVLGHTALGKDIAPKLAARLDAGLISDVVSIEGSGKDAEFVRPIYSGKAFEKVKFKDSVMFFTIRPNNIDALPRTAGASVTVETPSVELKDLAMIVKEVVRKATGKVDLTEAKVIVAGGRGVKSEDGFKPLEELAELLGGAVGASRGACDADYCDYALQIGQTGKVVTPDLYIACGISGAIQHLAGMSNAKVIVAINKDPEANIFTVADYGIVGDLFDVVPLLTEEFRKHLVNS; encoded by the coding sequence ATGAAAGCTTTAGTACTCGCAGAAGCGCGTGAAGGCGCGTTACGGAACGTATCATTCGAAGCCATCGCCGCGGCGAAGCAATTGACGGACGATGTGACGGCGGTCGTCATCGGGGATGACGTCAAAGCACTCGCCAATGAACTCGGGGAATACGGCGCGGGCCGCGTCCTCGTCATCGAAGACGAGCGTCTCAAGCACTACACGCCGGACGGTTACGGGCAAGTGCTCCGCCAAGTCATCGACCAGGAGTCACCGGACATGATCGTGCTAGGTCATACGGCGCTCGGGAAAGATATCGCCCCGAAACTCGCGGCGCGTCTGGACGCCGGTCTCATCAGTGACGTCGTCTCGATCGAAGGATCTGGCAAAGACGCCGAGTTCGTTCGCCCGATCTATTCAGGGAAGGCGTTCGAGAAAGTGAAGTTCAAAGACTCGGTCATGTTCTTCACGATCCGCCCGAACAACATTGACGCACTCCCACGCACTGCCGGGGCGAGCGTAACGGTCGAGACACCTAGCGTGGAGCTGAAGGACCTCGCCATGATCGTCAAAGAAGTCGTCCGCAAGGCGACAGGGAAAGTCGATTTGACGGAAGCGAAAGTCATCGTCGCCGGTGGCCGTGGCGTCAAGAGCGAGGACGGCTTCAAGCCGCTCGAAGAGCTCGCGGAACTGCTCGGCGGGGCTGTCGGTGCTTCACGTGGAGCGTGTGACGCCGACTACTGTGATTATGCGCTCCAAATCGGACAGACCGGCAAAGTCGTCACGCCGGACCTGTATATCGCCTGCGGTATCTCAGGTGCGATTCAACACTTGGCCGGGATGAGCAACGCCAAAGTCATCGTCGCCATAAACAAAGATCCGGAAGCGAACATCTTCACCGTGGCCGACTACGGCATCGTCGGCGACTTGTTCGACGTCGTCCCACTGTTAACAGAAGAGTTCCGCAAACACCTCGTCAATAGCTGA
- a CDS encoding electron transfer flavoprotein subunit beta/FixA family protein, with translation MNIFVLLKRTFDTEEAIQLENGEIQEDGAEFIINPYDEYAVEEAIRKRDDLGGEVTVVTVGPEDADKELRTALAMGADKAVRISIEDDVEDADHVTISKVLATYLKEQAPDLIFAGNVAIDGGSGQVAPRVAELLDMNYVTTITKLDIDGTTATVTRDVEGDTEVIEVALPLLVTAQQGLNEPRYPSLPGIMKAKKKPLEELELSDIDLDEDEIEAKIETIERFMPEEKKAGRILEGDTSSQVSELVQLLRTEAKVI, from the coding sequence ATGAATATTTTTGTATTGCTGAAGCGTACGTTCGATACAGAAGAAGCGATTCAGCTCGAGAATGGGGAAATTCAAGAAGACGGCGCTGAGTTCATCATCAACCCGTACGATGAGTATGCGGTCGAGGAGGCCATTCGCAAGCGTGACGATCTCGGGGGAGAAGTCACGGTCGTGACGGTCGGACCGGAAGACGCGGACAAAGAACTCCGTACGGCGCTCGCGATGGGTGCGGACAAAGCGGTCCGCATCTCGATCGAGGATGACGTCGAGGACGCCGACCATGTGACGATCTCGAAAGTGCTCGCCACATACTTGAAAGAACAAGCACCGGACCTCATCTTCGCCGGGAACGTCGCCATCGACGGCGGCAGCGGCCAAGTCGCACCACGTGTCGCGGAACTGTTGGACATGAACTACGTGACGACAATCACGAAGCTCGACATCGACGGAACGACGGCGACGGTCACACGTGACGTCGAAGGGGATACCGAAGTGATCGAAGTGGCGCTCCCGCTCCTCGTGACAGCGCAGCAAGGACTGAACGAACCGCGTTACCCGAGCCTGCCAGGCATCATGAAGGCGAAGAAGAAACCGCTCGAAGAACTCGAACTGTCGGACATCGACCTCGACGAAGATGAGATCGAAGCGAAGATTGAGACGATCGAACGGTTTATGCCGGAAGAGAAGAAAGCGGGACGCATCCTCGAAGGGGATACGTCGTCACAAGTGAGCGAACTCGTTCAATTACTTCGCACGGAAGCAAAAGTCATTTAA
- a CDS encoding TetR/AcrR family transcriptional regulator, translated as MTKNGSKSDRIIDAAVKVIANHGYHGAKVTAIAKEAGVADGTIYLYFKNKEHLLIELFQTKMGLFIDYSKQQIEQETTAGDKLYQLIESHLKQLSADYDLAVVTQIELRQSNLALRQKISEVLKPYLNLIDAVVQHGVDTGEFDQELDYRLARQMIFGTIDEVVTSWMASGFKYDLMSTLPKVHHMLKKGLA; from the coding sequence ATGACAAAGAATGGATCAAAAAGTGACCGCATTATCGATGCGGCAGTGAAAGTGATTGCGAATCATGGCTATCACGGTGCAAAGGTGACAGCCATCGCCAAAGAGGCGGGTGTCGCCGACGGGACGATTTACTTGTACTTCAAAAACAAGGAACATCTGTTGATCGAATTGTTCCAAACGAAGATGGGCTTGTTCATCGACTACTCGAAGCAACAAATCGAGCAGGAGACGACGGCCGGCGACAAACTGTATCAATTGATCGAGTCGCATCTCAAACAACTGTCGGCCGATTACGACCTCGCCGTCGTGACACAAATCGAGCTCCGACAGTCGAATTTGGCACTTCGTCAAAAAATTAGCGAAGTGTTGAAGCCGTACTTGAACTTGATTGACGCGGTCGTGCAGCACGGGGTCGACACCGGCGAGTTCGACCAAGAACTCGACTATCGTCTCGCCCGGCAGATGATTTTCGGTACGATCGATGAAGTGGTCACGAGCTGGATGGCGAGCGGCTTCAAATATGATTTGATGTCGACGCTACCGAAAGTACACCATATGTTAAAAAAAGGGCTTGCTTAA
- a CDS encoding AMP-binding protein encodes MNKPWLQDYPADMPKTIDYEVKPLYEALSRAATDYPDRTAVSFIGKTLTFAEVDDAAKRLATMLQSKGLQKGDRVSLMLPNCPQFVISFYAVLYAGGTVVQTNPLYTEHELENLITDSGASIIITLDLLYPKSLRVKQKTDVKTIITTSIADYLPFPKNKLYPIKVKRENNIVIDTTGSVALKDYKNFGPITPIEVDPKEDVAVLQYTGGTTGLPKGVMLTHFNLTANVDQISNFFYKYNRGDEKRVLCVVPFFHIYGMSCCLNFGMANGYELVLVPRFDVTDVLKTINKKKPHFFPGAPTMYVGILNDPKLKKYDLSSIEACISGSAPLPVEVQEQFESITGGRIVEGYGLSETSPVTHANFLWDKRIVGSIGVPLSDTSAKIVKADGETVADIGEIGEIMLHGPQVMKGYWQKPEETAAVLKDGWLATGDLGYMGEDGFFYIVDRKKDMIIAGGFNVYPREIEEVLYEHTAVKEAVCIGVPDPYRGETVKAFIVLRDGASVTEEELDKHCREKLAAYKVPKLYEFRDELPKTFVGKILRRVLVDEEKAKQVKQSS; translated from the coding sequence ATGAACAAACCGTGGTTGCAAGATTATCCAGCTGACATGCCAAAAACGATTGATTATGAGGTGAAGCCGCTCTATGAGGCGCTATCTCGTGCCGCTACCGATTACCCGGACCGGACCGCCGTCTCCTTTATCGGCAAAACGTTGACGTTCGCCGAAGTCGATGACGCGGCGAAACGGCTCGCGACGATGCTTCAATCGAAAGGATTGCAAAAAGGGGACCGCGTCAGTCTGATGCTCCCGAACTGTCCGCAATTCGTCATCTCGTTCTATGCGGTCCTTTATGCCGGTGGGACGGTCGTCCAGACGAATCCGCTCTATACCGAGCATGAGCTTGAAAACTTGATCACGGACTCCGGCGCGAGTATCATCATCACGCTCGACCTCCTCTATCCGAAATCGCTTCGCGTGAAACAGAAGACGGACGTCAAGACGATCATCACGACGAGCATCGCCGACTATCTGCCATTCCCGAAGAACAAGCTGTATCCGATCAAAGTGAAGCGCGAGAACAATATCGTCATCGATACGACGGGCTCGGTCGCGCTCAAAGACTATAAGAACTTCGGTCCGATCACACCAATCGAGGTCGACCCGAAAGAAGACGTCGCGGTCCTGCAGTATACGGGCGGGACGACGGGGCTGCCGAAAGGCGTCATGTTGACCCACTTCAACTTGACGGCGAACGTCGACCAAATTTCGAACTTCTTCTATAAATATAATCGCGGTGATGAGAAGCGTGTCTTGTGCGTCGTGCCGTTCTTCCACATTTATGGCATGTCGTGCTGTCTGAACTTCGGGATGGCGAACGGATACGAGCTCGTCCTCGTCCCGCGCTTTGATGTCACCGACGTCTTGAAGACGATCAACAAGAAGAAGCCGCACTTCTTCCCGGGCGCCCCGACGATGTATGTCGGAATCTTGAACGACCCGAAACTGAAGAAATATGACTTGTCGTCGATCGAGGCGTGTATCTCTGGATCGGCACCACTACCTGTCGAAGTGCAGGAACAGTTCGAGAGCATCACAGGCGGTCGCATCGTCGAAGGGTACGGTTTATCGGAGACGTCACCGGTCACGCACGCGAACTTCCTGTGGGATAAACGGATTGTCGGCTCGATTGGGGTGCCGTTGTCGGACACTTCTGCTAAAATTGTAAAGGCAGACGGAGAGACGGTGGCTGATATCGGCGAAATCGGGGAAATCATGCTTCACGGTCCGCAAGTCATGAAAGGGTACTGGCAGAAGCCGGAAGAGACGGCCGCTGTCTTGAAAGACGGATGGCTCGCGACCGGTGACCTCGGCTATATGGGCGAGGACGGGTTCTTCTATATCGTCGACCGGAAGAAGGATATGATCATCGCCGGGGGCTTCAACGTCTATCCGCGTGAGATCGAAGAAGTGCTCTATGAGCATACGGCCGTCAAGGAAGCGGTCTGTATCGGCGTCCCGGACCCGTATCGCGGTGAGACGGTCAAGGCGTTCATCGTGTTGCGCGACGGTGCCAGCGTGACGGAAGAAGAGCTCGACAAACACTGTCGCGAGAAGCTTGCGGCGTATAAAGTGCCGAAGCTGTACGAGTTCCGTGACGAGTTGCCGAAGACGTTCGTCGGTAAGATTTTACGTCGCGTCCTCGTCGATGAAGAGAAGGCGAAACAAGTGAAACAAAGCAGTTGA
- a CDS encoding DUF4825 domain-containing protein — protein MKRLSLLVVLLIVLAGCGDTERSNAFQYKGSYVGDNSAVAGIAQTLPMHDCYKSIELQTKKRPYGLTIRYSDPEIERIEQERLAIRNAATYFTLVQNTEIVRFAFPNRTYSFSRPEMEAWLDIDFSTIKWEKDLNDHLDEKISNQEQTEAYFKRI, from the coding sequence ATGAAACGGCTCAGTCTGCTCGTCGTCTTGCTCATCGTGCTCGCTGGATGCGGGGACACCGAACGATCGAACGCTTTCCAATACAAAGGGTCTTACGTCGGGGACAATAGCGCCGTCGCCGGCATCGCCCAGACGTTGCCGATGCACGACTGCTACAAGTCGATCGAGCTCCAGACGAAAAAACGTCCGTACGGCCTGACGATTCGGTACAGTGACCCTGAGATTGAACGGATCGAGCAGGAGCGGCTCGCGATTCGCAACGCGGCGACGTATTTCACGCTCGTCCAAAACACCGAGATTGTCCGCTTCGCTTTCCCGAACCGTACGTATTCGTTCTCGCGTCCAGAGATGGAGGCGTGGCTCGACATCGATTTCTCGACGATCAAGTGGGAAAAAGATTTGAATGATCATTTGGACGAGAAAATCAGCAACCAAGAGCAGACCGAAGCCTATTTCAAGAGAATCTGA
- a CDS encoding ABC transporter permease subunit, whose protein sequence is MSFKVLLKKDWKQVSLLWMLLVFLGIVAYTLPVWTQMQSFDEQVREIQANPEEFAEWYGDNVTNPSVEELFSPEYSYFIGDLQTLIPYGGVIFLYIIFGFLMASVLIGSERNSQMSDFAMSLPFNRNQLYISKWLIGTSGIIVSSLLGGPLMLWIIHSSRYSFLMEGHGLKVAGLVGFMLLTGIAVFSLALWMGSFGGEAVSQVLWSVVALLFPVGILLLIQGSIFSVTQNTSGVYELFERAIESVFLRVISPLANLFNVDTFNMFTDNTVWENFMTVAMISALSFIVLSFGLGLWMFNRAPQENNGRFFMFTNWLWLVHVIMVVCFAMLGGIILANLSYPTNSILYVVGFVIGGFLAHLLAKRLLYRLNLKLKS, encoded by the coding sequence GTGTCTTTTAAAGTGTTGTTAAAGAAAGACTGGAAACAAGTGTCGTTGTTATGGATGTTGCTCGTCTTCCTTGGGATTGTCGCCTACACGCTTCCAGTATGGACGCAGATGCAATCATTCGATGAACAAGTTCGAGAAATTCAAGCGAATCCCGAGGAGTTTGCCGAATGGTATGGCGACAATGTAACGAATCCGTCAGTTGAAGAGTTGTTCAGCCCGGAGTACAGCTACTTTATTGGTGACTTACAGACACTGATCCCGTATGGTGGCGTCATCTTCCTCTATATTATCTTTGGCTTCTTGATGGCATCCGTCTTGATTGGAAGTGAACGTAATAGCCAAATGTCTGACTTTGCGATGTCGCTCCCGTTCAACCGCAACCAGCTATACATATCGAAGTGGTTGATTGGGACGAGCGGGATCATCGTCTCGTCTCTCCTTGGCGGACCGCTCATGCTTTGGATCATCCATTCATCACGCTATTCGTTTTTGATGGAAGGACACGGATTGAAAGTCGCTGGGCTCGTCGGCTTCATGTTGTTGACCGGCATTGCCGTCTTCTCATTGGCGTTATGGATGGGGTCATTCGGCGGGGAGGCCGTCTCGCAAGTGCTCTGGTCGGTCGTCGCCTTATTGTTCCCAGTCGGCATCTTACTGTTGATTCAAGGGTCGATTTTCTCGGTCACGCAAAATACATCTGGTGTCTATGAACTGTTCGAACGGGCCATCGAAAGTGTATTCTTGCGAGTGATTTCACCGCTCGCGAACCTATTTAACGTCGATACGTTCAACATGTTCACGGACAACACGGTGTGGGAGAACTTTATGACGGTGGCGATGATTAGCGCCCTCAGCTTTATCGTCCTCTCGTTCGGACTCGGCTTATGGATGTTCAACCGGGCCCCACAAGAGAACAATGGCCGCTTCTTTATGTTCACGAACTGGCTTTGGCTCGTCCACGTGATCATGGTCGTCTGTTTCGCCATGCTCGGCGGAATCATTCTGGCCAACCTCTCGTACCCGACGAACAGCATCCTTTACGTTGTCGGCTTTGTCATTGGCGGTTTCCTCGCTCATTTACTTGCGAAACGCCTGCTCTATCGCTTGAACTTGAAACTAAAATCTTGA
- a CDS encoding ABC transporter ATP-binding protein, translated as MLTVQQLSKTIDRQRVLDGIDFTVGAGEIIALVGRNGAGKTTLLRTMVGIIRPDMGDVRYGPSSIFEKSELKRDVIFVPDSADALKHYTVNEAAALYESIYPTFNRSTFRETLTRYNIDNKKIRQLSKGQKAMVTLSLAFAVQAKYYLLDEPTDGLDVVAKSDVLKLMIAQVEARNCSIIVSSHQLHELERIADRIIMIEKGRVKAIMSLEEARETSVKLQVVFNDQVPVELLERKDIEIINVTGRVALFMAKERTKELDTFVDAHDPMLVEEIPMSLEDIFRVQLGGEASVF; from the coding sequence ATGCTGACAGTCCAGCAACTGAGTAAGACGATCGATCGACAGCGCGTCTTAGACGGCATCGACTTCACCGTCGGCGCCGGGGAAATCATCGCCCTCGTCGGACGGAACGGCGCCGGGAAAACGACGCTGCTCCGAACGATGGTCGGGATTATCCGACCAGACATGGGCGACGTCCGTTACGGTCCATCGAGTATTTTTGAGAAGTCAGAATTGAAACGTGACGTCATCTTCGTGCCAGATTCGGCCGACGCGCTCAAACATTATACAGTCAACGAGGCGGCCGCACTTTACGAATCGATTTACCCGACGTTCAACCGGTCAACCTTCAGAGAGACGCTCACTCGTTATAACATCGACAACAAGAAGATTCGTCAACTCTCGAAAGGACAGAAGGCGATGGTGACACTGTCACTCGCGTTCGCCGTCCAAGCGAAATACTATCTGCTCGATGAACCGACGGACGGACTCGACGTCGTCGCCAAGTCGGACGTCTTGAAACTGATGATCGCCCAAGTCGAGGCACGCAATTGTTCAATCATCGTCTCGAGCCACCAGTTGCACGAGCTCGAACGAATCGCCGACCGCATCATCATGATCGAGAAGGGGCGCGTCAAGGCGATTATGTCGCTCGAAGAGGCACGTGAGACGAGCGTCAAACTGCAAGTCGTCTTCAACGATCAAGTGCCGGTCGAACTGCTCGAACGGAAAGATATCGAAATCATCAACGTCACAGGGCGGGTCGCCTTGTTCATGGCGAAAGAACGGACGAAAGAACTTGATACGTTCGTCGATGCGCATGACCCGATGCTCGTCGAAGAGATTCCGATGTCGCTTGAAGACATCTTCCGGGTCCAATTAGGAGGTGAGGCAAGTGTCTTTTAA
- a CDS encoding GntR family transcriptional regulator, whose product MLYKIDMKSAEPLYEQIVNQTKALVIRGILRPGDKVMSVRELATDLVINPNTVSKAYQELERLGLLEMHRGRGTFVSKDWIDQDSPRAPILEAIKKLAIDCHYANIALTEALTLFETEYKKVGENHADSPATE is encoded by the coding sequence ATGTTATATAAAATTGATATGAAAAGCGCGGAACCTTTGTATGAACAAATCGTAAATCAGACGAAGGCGCTCGTCATCCGCGGGATTTTACGGCCAGGCGACAAGGTCATGTCCGTGCGAGAACTCGCGACCGACCTCGTCATCAATCCGAACACGGTCAGTAAGGCGTATCAGGAACTTGAGCGACTCGGCTTGCTCGAGATGCATCGCGGGAGAGGGACATTCGTCTCCAAGGACTGGATTGACCAGGACTCGCCGCGCGCACCGATTCTTGAGGCGATCAAGAAGCTCGCCATCGATTGCCATTACGCGAACATCGCGCTCACCGAAGCGCTGACGCTATTTGAGACAGAGTATAAGAAAGTAGGGGAGAACCATGCTGACAGTCCAGCAACTGAGTAA